The Coffea arabica cultivar ET-39 chromosome 9e, Coffea Arabica ET-39 HiFi, whole genome shotgun sequence genome has a window encoding:
- the LOC113710103 gene encoding uncharacterized protein, with amino-acid sequence MTLRSGKEVEGPNPKLIIPKEKNENQIEQEIEKEGKSSIDGKVILDSSVKLNSNSPSFPNWLEKPKKLDKEKEILEVFRKVEINIPLLDAIRQVPKYAKFLKDLCVNKRKLQGDEKIVVGENVLSLFQKKFPPKCGDLGMFTIPCKIGNTRLRNAMLDLGVSINVMPKTVYASLNLGPLKQTEIIIQLADRSNTYPDGLMEDVLVQVNELVFSTGFYVLDMDDENSMNPSPIILGRSFLSTIWTKIDVNEGTLTMEFDVKIVHSNIFKAMRYPTETDFVCSISVINPELQEVFQLNVEDELQVALTNSLKLNTNCGMELSANLKHMVEALQTLELHTKRYEFAPIFMHESHAKLLLFVMQAPKVEFKPLPNHLKYV; translated from the coding sequence ATGACCCTTAGGAGTGGCAAGGAGGTTGAAGGCCCGAATCCAAAACTGATTATTCCAAAGGAAAAGAACGAGAAccagattgagcaagaaattgagaaAGAAGGCAAAAGCAGTATAGATGGTAAGGTAATTCTTGACTCTTCTGTTAAACTTAATTCTAACTCGCCGTCTTTCCCTAACTGGTTAGAGAAGCCGAAAAAGTTggacaaagaaaaggaaattttagaaGTGTTTCGCAAAGTGGAGATCAATATTCCTCTATTGGACGCGATCAGACAAGTGCCCAAGTATGCTAAGTTTTTGAAGGACTTGTGCGTCAACAAGAGGAAGTTGCAAGGAGATGAAAAGATAGTGGTGGGAGAAAACGTATTATCCTTGTTCCAAAAGAAGTTTCCACCCAAGTGTGGGGATCTAGGCATGTTTACTATCCCTTGTAAAATAGGAAATACTAGACTTAGAAATGCAATGCTAGATTTAGGAGTTTCGATCAATGTGATGCCTAAGACTGTATATGCTTCTCTAAATTTAGGACCGTTGAAGCAAACTGAGATAATCATTCAGTTAGCTGACCGTTCTAATACATATCCTGACGGGTTAATGGAAGATGTCTTAGTTCAAGTTAATGAGCTAGTATTTTCTACTGGTTTTTATGTTCTTGACATGGATGACGAGAATTCTATGAATCCATCCCCTATAATATTAGGAAGGTCATTTCTAAGTACTATCTGGACCAAAATAGATGTTAATGAGGGGACTCTTACCATGGAATTTGATGTAAAGATCGTCCATTCCAATATTTTTAAAGCCATGAGATATCCCACTGAAACTGATTTTGTGTGTTCTATTAGTGTTATTAACCCTGAGTTGCAGGAGGTTTTTCAACTTAATGTTGAAGATGAACTACAAGTGGCCTTGACCAATTCACTCAAGTTGAACACAAATTGTGGGATGGAATTAAGTGCCAATCTTAAACACATGGTTGAAGCACTACAGACTTTGGAGCTTCACACCAAGAGGtatgaatttgccccaatttttATGCATGAGTCTCATGCGAAATTGTTACTTTTTGTTATGCAGGCACCTAAAGTGGAGTTTAAGCCTCTACCGAACCATTTGAAGTATGTGTAA